In a genomic window of Desulfobulbaceae bacterium:
- a CDS encoding arginyltransferase encodes MSNQLEKYFYDVLIDCPYGLPYPAVYRQAQFGKMPEQVMEFFLRAGYRRNGSFLYSMACHGCNACVPIRIESDQFIANRNQKRVWRKNSDLEVKIAPLHITNEKLAICDKFLSERFPGKGNSALEYYAGFFVNCLGATYEVEFWLDDRLIGVSIVDMYLDSINCVYFYFDPDESARSLGTYDILYLINFAQSRNMSYVYLGYLLKEIKAMRYKQNFTPHQLLINDEWQTFHKK; translated from the coding sequence TTGAGCAACCAGCTTGAAAAATATTTTTACGACGTCCTCATTGATTGTCCTTACGGTCTCCCGTATCCGGCTGTTTATCGTCAGGCTCAATTTGGCAAGATGCCGGAGCAGGTCATGGAGTTTTTCCTGCGGGCAGGGTATCGGAGGAATGGCAGTTTTTTGTACTCAATGGCCTGTCACGGCTGTAATGCCTGTGTGCCAATTCGCATCGAGTCTGATCAATTTATTGCCAACCGAAACCAGAAACGTGTTTGGCGAAAAAATAGTGATTTAGAGGTGAAAATCGCGCCGCTGCATATTACAAACGAAAAACTGGCAATTTGTGATAAGTTTCTGTCTGAACGATTTCCGGGAAAAGGAAACTCGGCACTGGAATATTATGCCGGATTTTTTGTAAACTGCCTGGGGGCAACATACGAGGTGGAATTTTGGTTGGATGATAGACTTATCGGGGTATCAATTGTTGATATGTACCTAGATTCAATCAATTGCGTCTATTTTTATTTTGATCCTGATGAGTCGGCTCGAAGCCTCGGTACCTATGATATTTTGTACCTGATCAACTTCGCTCAATCCCGAAATATGTCGTATGTCTATCTTGGCTATCTGCTAAAAGAGATTAAAGCGATGCGCTACAAGCAAAACTTTACCCCCCACCAGTTGTTAATTAATGA